In Pseudobdellovibrionaceae bacterium, the following proteins share a genomic window:
- a CDS encoding AraC family transcriptional regulator encodes MEFDQRFEQSQIRIFFWILPLISLLALVQVTIMLTTGNVIVPVLWANIALLCSNLVGLFFCIQGRLSVVAFLFKTTLGLAFLTVSLIFPNPIVLRWVPVVFMVFALFVGRDTYKLYGFLGALAPTLGLLSQRFLLGRPFSDFGLIMEVEVGAVLMAPWISFAFGSLLVQQRERLARSLAQSVFVDQAANSQKKDSADLRVVKETNPQEATPRYQFSTLTPAEMEKIAEQAISYFEGSDDILDPNFKLGRLSKALSVPKHHLSQVLSLSLQRSFYDLLNEYRIEEVKRRLKDPSYDGQTIIDIAYGVGFNSKSTFNTAFKRLVGMTPSAYRESRTSRDRDLDS; translated from the coding sequence ATGGAATTTGACCAACGATTTGAACAGTCCCAGATTAGGATCTTCTTCTGGATTCTACCTTTAATATCCCTTTTGGCCCTGGTTCAGGTCACTATTATGCTCACCACAGGTAACGTCATTGTGCCGGTTCTGTGGGCCAATATCGCTCTTTTGTGCTCGAATCTCGTGGGCCTATTCTTTTGTATCCAGGGCCGCCTTTCAGTCGTCGCTTTTCTTTTTAAGACCACCCTGGGACTAGCCTTCCTCACTGTCTCTCTCATATTTCCCAATCCCATTGTTTTGCGTTGGGTGCCGGTGGTTTTTATGGTTTTTGCCCTTTTTGTCGGTCGAGACACTTACAAGCTCTACGGATTTTTGGGTGCTCTGGCGCCCACCTTGGGGCTCTTGAGCCAAAGGTTTTTGCTCGGCCGCCCCTTTAGTGACTTCGGCTTGATCATGGAAGTGGAAGTGGGTGCGGTACTGATGGCACCGTGGATTTCTTTCGCCTTCGGCTCCCTTCTGGTGCAACAACGCGAGCGCCTGGCTAGGAGCCTGGCCCAATCCGTTTTTGTTGACCAGGCCGCCAACTCTCAGAAGAAGGACTCTGCTGACCTGCGAGTTGTCAAGGAAACCAACCCTCAGGAGGCCACTCCCCGCTATCAGTTCTCCACTCTCACCCCAGCTGAGATGGAAAAGATCGCCGAGCAGGCCATTAGTTATTTTGAAGGTTCCGACGATATTCTAGACCCCAATTTTAAACTTGGCCGGCTCTCCAAAGCCCTTTCAGTCCCCAAACACCATCTCAGTCAGGTCCTTAGCCTGAGTCTCCAGCGCAGTTTTTATGATTTGCTGAATGAATATCGAATTGAAGAAGTTAAACGACGACTCAAGGACCCCTCTTACGATGGGCAAACCATTATCGATATCGCTTATGGAGTGGGATTTAACTCGAAGTCGACCTTTAATACAGCCTTTAAACGTCTGGTGGGAATGACCCCTTCGGCCTATCGAGAGAGCCGCACATCCCGAGACAGGGACTTGGACTCTTAG
- a CDS encoding response regulator transcription factor, with product MIRTPSGGEPIVKDVFRRFSCSTGSMKQPIEEGQFKNLFVLEPNRELNEAYQVAFETHGITVSGFFDYGELNQALEEVVPDAVIVDLRLPSEAGVESFKLFRKAHPQLPTYLTATFDIEPRMALELGILGIFYKPFRVKQVVTQLLLDFKVANGHK from the coding sequence GTGATTCGAACCCCCTCCGGGGGTGAGCCAATTGTGAAGGACGTCTTTAGGCGTTTTTCTTGTTCTACTGGCAGTATGAAACAGCCAATTGAAGAGGGTCAATTTAAGAATCTCTTTGTCCTGGAACCGAACCGGGAGCTGAACGAGGCCTACCAGGTGGCCTTTGAGACCCATGGCATTACGGTCAGCGGATTTTTCGACTACGGGGAGTTGAATCAGGCATTGGAAGAGGTGGTTCCTGATGCGGTTATTGTGGATTTAAGGCTGCCTTCTGAAGCTGGGGTGGAGAGTTTCAAGCTCTTCAGGAAAGCTCACCCTCAGCTCCCCACTTATCTGACCGCCACCTTTGACATTGAGCCCCGCATGGCCCTGGAGCTTGGGATATTGGGAATCTTCTACAAGCCCTTTCGGGTCAAGCAGGTGGTGACCCAACTTCTTCTCGACTTCAAAGTCGCCAACGGTCACAAATAG
- a CDS encoding c-type cytochrome has protein sequence MRTIFAVFVLASIVTACSSTQSVPGSQAVSPPTPKVPSVETGPEVALYQAHCASCHGPDRLGGTGPALLPVSLGRSKAADVSEVIANGRPATQMPAFKETLTPEQIQSLAQYVFQPPKQDPSWQDEEIAASLKVESGWEGWPGKAKFKADPLNIFMVVEAGDHHITVLDGDTYKSLHRFPTRYALHGGIKYTADGRYAFFASRDGWITSYDLYNLKQVAEVRAGINTRNIAVSADGRYVAVGNYLPHTVAILKAPSLELVKVLKAENIRGESSRVSAVYTAPPRESFIVALKDIPEVWEVSYRDDAVAPFTGLVHDFRTESGEEIPQEKVPFPIRRISLEDPLDDFFFNQKYDHLVGASRSGEAWVVNLIVGRPIKKIALSGMPHLGAGISWTYKGKRVMASPNLKENKITILDTENWEVIKDIPTQGPGFFLRSHENSPYAWADVFFGPNKDLIHVIDKKKLTIRKTLKPVPGKVSGHVEFDRRGKYVLLSIWEDPGELLIYDAKTLKVRKRIPMRKPSGKYNVYNKTRLSEGTSH, from the coding sequence ATGAGAACGATCTTTGCTGTTTTTGTTTTAGCCTCGATTGTCACTGCCTGTTCCTCGACTCAGAGTGTGCCAGGATCTCAAGCGGTCTCACCCCCAACTCCCAAGGTTCCATCTGTTGAGACAGGTCCAGAAGTGGCTCTTTACCAAGCTCACTGTGCCTCTTGCCACGGGCCTGACCGACTGGGAGGAACGGGCCCAGCCCTTCTCCCTGTGAGTCTCGGCCGTTCGAAAGCGGCGGATGTGAGTGAAGTTATTGCCAATGGGCGCCCAGCCACGCAAATGCCCGCATTTAAGGAAACCCTGACTCCCGAACAGATTCAATCGCTCGCTCAGTATGTCTTTCAACCGCCCAAACAAGATCCCTCCTGGCAAGACGAAGAGATCGCTGCAAGCCTGAAGGTGGAATCCGGCTGGGAAGGCTGGCCAGGAAAGGCCAAGTTTAAAGCTGACCCCTTGAACATCTTTATGGTGGTTGAGGCCGGAGATCATCACATCACGGTGTTGGATGGTGACACTTACAAGTCCCTTCACCGCTTCCCGACGCGTTACGCTCTTCACGGTGGCATCAAGTATACGGCCGATGGGCGCTATGCTTTTTTTGCTTCGCGAGATGGCTGGATCACTTCTTATGATCTCTACAATCTCAAACAGGTTGCAGAAGTACGGGCTGGCATTAACACCCGCAATATTGCCGTCTCGGCTGACGGACGCTATGTAGCCGTGGGCAACTATCTGCCTCACACGGTGGCGATTCTCAAAGCCCCCAGTCTGGAACTGGTTAAGGTTCTCAAAGCTGAAAACATCCGTGGCGAATCCTCCCGCGTGAGTGCCGTTTACACGGCCCCCCCCCGGGAGAGTTTCATTGTCGCCCTTAAAGATATTCCTGAAGTGTGGGAAGTGAGCTATCGAGACGATGCCGTGGCCCCATTCACAGGCTTGGTTCATGACTTTCGCACTGAATCCGGCGAAGAGATTCCTCAGGAAAAGGTCCCCTTTCCCATTCGACGCATTAGTCTTGAAGACCCTCTGGACGATTTCTTTTTCAATCAAAAATACGATCACCTAGTAGGGGCCTCCCGCAGTGGGGAAGCCTGGGTGGTGAACCTCATCGTTGGTCGACCCATCAAAAAGATTGCCCTTTCAGGAATGCCTCATCTGGGTGCGGGGATTTCCTGGACCTATAAAGGCAAACGAGTCATGGCTTCGCCAAATCTAAAGGAAAACAAAATCACCATTCTCGATACGGAAAATTGGGAAGTGATTAAAGATATTCCCACCCAGGGGCCAGGTTTCTTTCTGCGCTCCCATGAGAACTCTCCCTACGCTTGGGCCGATGTTTTCTTTGGCCCCAACAAGGATCTCATCCACGTCATCGATAAAAAGAAGCTGACGATTCGCAAGACCTTAAAGCCGGTACCTGGAAAAGTCTCCGGGCACGTGGAGTTTGATCGCCGTGGAAAGTATGTTCTCCTCAGCATTTGGGAAGACCCGGGTGAACTGTTGATTTATGACGCCAAAACCTTGAAGGTACGCAAACGCATCCCCATGCGCAAACCCTCAGGCAAATACAACGTCTACAACAAGACCCGCCTCTCCGAAGGCACCAGCCACTAA
- a CDS encoding protein nirF: MKFLNICVVSLGLAGVLTSCAHQPTYIGGTGDLGLIVERAQGRIAVLKTSDPQLLGFVPGFGDLSHASAVYSRDGRYAFVFGRDGGLTKVDLLEQKIVKRVLQAGNSIGGAISQDGQLVAVSNYEPGGVKVFSTDALELIADLPAKTDDGRYSKVVGLVDAPGQMFVFSLFEAGETWVADLTDRKNIKVEKLKAGREPYDALITGDGRYYIAGLFGEDGLALLDLWHPEKGMTKVLSGYGKGKQKLPVYKMPHLEGWAAAGDYFFLPAIGAKEVLVMNKNTWSIHTRIPLIGQPVFAMASPDGRQVWVNFAFPDNENLQVVDVKTLKVVKHLKPGKGVLHMEFTPRGDQLWLSVRDEDRVEVWDPTRFIKLKEMTVQKPSGIFMSSRAHRIGL, from the coding sequence ATGAAGTTCCTAAACATCTGTGTTGTTTCACTCGGCCTTGCCGGTGTTCTCACCTCCTGTGCCCACCAACCCACCTACATAGGCGGAACGGGAGATTTGGGACTGATTGTAGAACGGGCCCAGGGGCGCATTGCAGTCCTAAAAACTTCCGATCCTCAACTGCTCGGTTTTGTTCCCGGCTTCGGTGATCTCTCCCACGCTTCGGCGGTTTACTCTCGTGATGGACGCTACGCTTTTGTCTTTGGTCGCGACGGTGGGTTGACCAAGGTGGATCTCTTGGAACAAAAAATCGTCAAACGTGTTCTCCAGGCGGGAAACTCCATTGGTGGAGCCATTTCTCAGGATGGGCAGTTGGTGGCAGTTTCCAATTATGAACCTGGCGGAGTAAAAGTATTTTCCACCGACGCTTTGGAATTGATCGCAGATCTTCCAGCCAAAACCGATGATGGCCGATACTCGAAGGTCGTCGGTTTGGTCGATGCCCCCGGGCAAATGTTTGTCTTCAGCCTCTTTGAAGCCGGTGAAACCTGGGTGGCGGACCTCACTGACAGAAAAAATATCAAGGTCGAAAAACTCAAGGCAGGACGGGAGCCCTATGATGCTTTGATCACAGGCGATGGCCGGTATTATATCGCAGGTCTTTTTGGTGAGGACGGCTTGGCACTGCTCGATCTGTGGCACCCTGAAAAAGGCATGACGAAAGTTCTCAGTGGCTACGGCAAAGGCAAACAAAAACTTCCCGTGTATAAAATGCCCCACCTTGAGGGCTGGGCGGCAGCCGGGGACTATTTCTTTCTCCCCGCCATTGGCGCCAAAGAAGTCCTCGTTATGAACAAAAATACCTGGAGCATTCACACGCGCATCCCCTTGATTGGGCAACCCGTGTTTGCCATGGCCAGCCCAGATGGGCGCCAGGTATGGGTGAACTTCGCCTTTCCCGACAATGAAAACCTGCAGGTGGTGGATGTGAAAACCCTAAAGGTGGTCAAACATCTCAAGCCCGGCAAGGGAGTGCTGCACATGGAGTTCACTCCTCGGGGAGATCAACTGTGGTTGTCGGTGCGGGACGAAGACCGGGTGGAGGTCTGGGACCCGACCAGGTTCATCAAGCTCAAGGAGATGACTGTGCAAAAACCCAGTGGCATTTTTATGTCCTCACGTGCCCACCGCATCGGATTGTAG
- a CDS encoding cytochrome c, with protein MYLLRQDCGSCHGMTMKGGLGTPLLPENLQDKPDGFLVHTIREGRPGTAMPPWKQFINEDEAKWLVKVLKEGVIK; from the coding sequence ATGTATCTGCTTCGCCAGGACTGTGGCTCCTGCCACGGCATGACCATGAAGGGAGGTTTGGGCACCCCCCTTTTGCCAGAAAATCTGCAAGACAAACCTGATGGATTTTTGGTCCACACCATTCGCGAGGGACGTCCGGGAACGGCCATGCCTCCGTGGAAACAATTTATCAATGAAGACGAAGCCAAGTGGTTGGTGAAAGTACTTAAAGAGGGAGTCATCAAATGA
- the cobA gene encoding uroporphyrinogen-III C-methyltransferase: protein MGSVGKVYLVGAGPGDPELLTLKAARLLAEADMLLYDHLVGAQLLKFTKPECRLIPVGKRCGDHPVPQEQINQWLVDYGKMPLTVVRLKGGDPFVFGRGGEEIQALIENHIPFEVVPGISSALAAPAYAGIPVTHRKVAASFAVITGHEAADKGEYVDWSAFAKVDTLVVLMGVKNRQNIARELIALGRSPKQPVAFIQEATMGSQRVVLSSLEMVAEKPPQVQSPSVMVIGEVAGYHEHFGWFESERQSFGGFVPFQEAGL from the coding sequence ATGGGATCAGTAGGTAAAGTCTATTTGGTGGGGGCCGGTCCCGGGGACCCAGAGCTTTTGACCTTGAAAGCGGCAAGATTGTTGGCTGAAGCCGATATGCTTCTCTATGACCATTTGGTCGGAGCCCAACTACTAAAATTCACCAAACCCGAGTGTCGATTGATCCCTGTTGGTAAGCGCTGTGGCGACCATCCCGTTCCCCAGGAACAGATCAATCAATGGCTTGTCGACTACGGCAAGATGCCGTTGACGGTCGTTCGCCTCAAAGGGGGCGATCCGTTTGTATTTGGCCGCGGGGGAGAAGAGATTCAGGCATTGATCGAAAATCATATTCCCTTTGAAGTGGTGCCTGGAATTAGCTCGGCCTTGGCAGCTCCTGCTTATGCGGGAATTCCTGTTACCCATCGCAAAGTGGCGGCATCCTTTGCCGTCATCACCGGACATGAAGCCGCTGATAAGGGCGAGTATGTTGATTGGTCTGCCTTTGCTAAGGTGGACACCTTGGTGGTGCTGATGGGAGTGAAAAACCGGCAGAATATTGCTCGGGAATTGATCGCCTTGGGGCGCTCACCGAAGCAGCCCGTGGCCTTTATTCAAGAGGCCACAATGGGAAGTCAGCGGGTGGTGTTGTCCTCTCTGGAAATGGTGGCGGAGAAACCGCCTCAGGTGCAGTCTCCCAGTGTGATGGTGATTGGTGAGGTGGCTGGTTACCACGAGCACTTTGGCTGGTTTGAGTCAGAGCGCCAGTCCTTTGGTGGTTTTGTTCCCTTCCAAGAAGCCGGACTTTAA
- a CDS encoding bifunctional precorrin-2 dehydrogenase/sirohydrochlorin ferrochelatase has protein sequence MFFPVFIPVQNRPILLVGAGQVALGKAEKLLLFKPQLHVIATNSLPQFNQWAQDGKLTLDIREFSMSDLEGYDIVIMAVDDIGLQKQVFEYCRERRILCNCVDVPEYCSWIFPALVKRDNFTVAISTGGKAPFMAGTLKKWIDQALPLELDDIVAKVDQFRQSSEVLSLKTATERGKKVITFAKQLLNDLKSQKPL, from the coding sequence ATGTTTTTTCCCGTCTTTATTCCCGTGCAAAATCGTCCCATTCTCCTCGTGGGGGCCGGCCAAGTGGCCCTGGGAAAAGCAGAAAAACTCCTTCTCTTTAAACCTCAACTTCATGTCATCGCCACAAACTCACTGCCTCAGTTCAACCAGTGGGCCCAGGATGGCAAATTGACTCTGGATATCAGGGAATTCTCCATGAGTGACCTTGAGGGCTATGACATTGTGATCATGGCGGTTGATGACATCGGGCTTCAAAAACAGGTTTTCGAATACTGCCGCGAAAGGCGCATTTTGTGCAACTGTGTCGACGTTCCTGAGTACTGCTCCTGGATTTTTCCCGCCTTGGTCAAGCGCGACAACTTTACTGTGGCTATTTCCACCGGAGGCAAAGCGCCCTTTATGGCCGGCACTCTCAAAAAGTGGATTGATCAGGCCCTCCCTTTGGAGCTTGATGACATCGTTGCCAAGGTCGATCAATTTCGCCAATCCAGCGAAGTCCTCAGCCTCAAAACCGCCACCGAACGCGGCAAAAAAGTCATCACCTTCGCCAAACAACTCCTCAACGATCTAAAATCCCAGAAGCCACTTTAA
- a CDS encoding Lrp/AsnC family transcriptional regulator, which translates to MEIQREFTWPERASRQWQLLNDFQRDFPLCAEPYAELARQMGGIGEEEILSQLKDWSQTGVLSRVGAVFRPQALGPSTLAAVKVCPPRLDEVAQFINSFSEVNHNYQREADLNLWFVVTAPTEERLQEVLLSIGEKAGFPVQDCRLLYEFRIDLGFSLMEEEPQADFNEQQAQGPAQLSDRQRQICRLLEEGLPLVTRPFDPWAKSLDLTTEELIQEIQTLVEQKIIRRFGLVLRHRPMGYQHNAMTVFRVPQERVLEVGRGLTCYPFVTLCYERNSSPVWPFNLYCMIHGKSRDEVESQIARVREELSLGEFPHEVLFSTKAFKQRGARYLSGRRRSEDEVQAILLNRLQQGIEVVNRPFQKLSLELGLSEEEICQRLQRMRESGLLTRFGPMYNIEKMGGAFSLVAMEVPAERWDEVLQKVNAFPEVAHNYEREHRLNMWFVLAALPAEEKESLLRQIETATGLKTYDMPKLKEFYLNLQLESGERT; encoded by the coding sequence ATGGAAATCCAAAGGGAATTCACCTGGCCAGAGAGGGCCTCTCGTCAATGGCAGTTGCTCAATGATTTTCAGAGGGATTTTCCTCTGTGTGCCGAGCCCTATGCCGAACTGGCCCGCCAGATGGGGGGCATAGGTGAAGAGGAAATCCTGTCTCAGCTCAAGGACTGGAGTCAGACCGGCGTGTTAAGTCGCGTGGGTGCGGTGTTTCGCCCTCAGGCCTTGGGACCGAGCACTCTGGCAGCAGTTAAAGTGTGCCCACCGCGCTTGGACGAAGTGGCTCAGTTCATTAATTCTTTTTCAGAAGTGAATCACAATTATCAGCGCGAAGCCGATTTGAATCTGTGGTTTGTGGTGACGGCCCCCACCGAGGAGAGGCTTCAGGAAGTGCTTTTGAGTATTGGTGAGAAGGCGGGATTTCCCGTTCAGGACTGTCGTCTTCTCTATGAATTTCGCATCGATTTGGGCTTTAGCTTGATGGAGGAAGAACCCCAGGCAGATTTCAACGAACAACAGGCCCAGGGGCCAGCCCAGTTGTCGGATCGGCAAAGGCAAATCTGCCGGCTGTTGGAAGAAGGCCTTCCTTTAGTCACTCGTCCCTTTGATCCATGGGCCAAGTCTTTGGATTTGACGACGGAAGAATTGATTCAAGAGATACAGACGTTAGTGGAACAAAAAATCATACGTCGTTTTGGTTTGGTGCTGCGCCATCGCCCCATGGGTTACCAACACAACGCCATGACGGTGTTTCGTGTCCCTCAGGAGCGTGTCCTTGAGGTGGGTCGGGGGCTGACCTGCTATCCTTTTGTGACACTTTGTTATGAGAGAAACTCGTCCCCTGTTTGGCCCTTTAATCTCTATTGCATGATTCATGGAAAATCCCGTGACGAAGTGGAAAGCCAGATTGCCCGGGTGCGGGAAGAGCTTTCCTTGGGCGAATTTCCCCACGAGGTGTTGTTTTCCACCAAGGCCTTTAAGCAGAGGGGAGCTCGATATCTTTCCGGTCGACGAAGAAGTGAAGATGAGGTGCAGGCCATTCTTTTGAATCGTCTGCAGCAGGGGATTGAAGTGGTCAATCGGCCTTTTCAAAAACTCTCCCTTGAACTTGGACTGTCCGAAGAGGAAATTTGCCAGCGTTTGCAGAGGATGCGTGAAAGCGGCCTTTTGACTCGCTTTGGTCCCATGTACAATATTGAAAAAATGGGCGGAGCCTTTAGCTTGGTGGCGATGGAAGTTCCCGCTGAGAGATGGGACGAAGTGCTGCAAAAAGTGAATGCCTTCCCCGAAGTGGCTCACAACTACGAAAGGGAGCATCGCCTGAACATGTGGTTTGTCTTGGCGGCTCTTCCGGCTGAGGAAAAAGAATCCCTGTTGCGGCAGATTGAAACAGCCACGGGCCTTAAAACCTATGATATGCCCAAGCTCAAGGAGTTTTACCTCAATCTCCAGTTGGAATCAGGGGAGAGAACATGA
- a CDS encoding Lrp/AsnC family transcriptional regulator — translation MSVETLDDLDLRLIEATQEGLPLVPEPYHQVADKLGVPVEEVKNRLQKWLDTGAVRRIAAVPNHYRMGYAANGMTVWDVPDEVAEKLGEQVGALDFVSHCYLRPRHPGIWNYNLFAMVHGKTRDEAMEKVEQIRRILGENLRGHDVLFSRKILKKTGFRLSTRKD, via the coding sequence ATGAGCGTTGAGACTCTCGACGATCTTGATCTACGACTGATTGAAGCCACCCAAGAGGGCCTGCCACTGGTGCCTGAACCCTACCATCAGGTGGCGGACAAACTTGGGGTACCGGTCGAAGAGGTGAAGAACCGTTTGCAGAAATGGCTCGACACGGGTGCAGTGCGAAGAATTGCCGCGGTCCCCAATCACTACCGCATGGGCTATGCCGCCAACGGCATGACGGTGTGGGATGTGCCAGATGAGGTGGCCGAAAAACTGGGTGAGCAGGTGGGAGCCTTGGACTTTGTCAGTCACTGTTATCTGCGGCCCCGCCACCCGGGAATTTGGAATTACAATTTGTTTGCCATGGTTCATGGCAAGACTCGTGATGAGGCGATGGAGAAGGTGGAGCAAATACGCCGGATTCTAGGAGAGAATTTGCGAGGTCATGATGTTCTCTTCAGTCGCAAGATCTTAAAGAAGACCGGCTTTCGTTTGTCCACGAGGAAGGATTAA
- the nirJ gene encoding heme d1 biosynthesis radical SAM protein NirJ yields the protein MFRITQLMEEIKNPTPVGPRRRPKGPVVIWNLIRRCNLLCQHCYTNSADRDFKGELSTDEVNQVMDDLKAFGVPVLILSGGEPLLRPDIFEISRRAVDMGFYVGLSTNGTLITEDNINQIADIRYNYVGISLDGIGSVHDSFRGKKGAFDEALRGVRLCREKGLKVGLRFTLTEQNKKDLDGLLHLMMIEDVDKFYMSHLNYSGRGRVNREKDAHHQATREAMDRLFDEAWRSVELGTKKEFVTGNNDADGVYFLHWVEKRFPERAEHIRQKLVQWGGNSTGIGIANIDNLGNVHPDSFWWDYNLGNLRERKFSDIWQDLSDPLMAGLKGEQKRPLKGRCGECQEFAICNGNARVRAYQTAGDFWAEDPGCYLYDNEIGLGEGKVLPARELAINTELS from the coding sequence ATGTTTCGTATCACCCAACTCATGGAAGAGATTAAAAATCCCACTCCGGTGGGACCGCGCCGTCGCCCCAAGGGGCCCGTGGTGATTTGGAATTTGATCCGTCGCTGTAATCTTTTGTGCCAGCACTGCTACACCAACTCCGCTGATCGGGACTTCAAAGGGGAGCTGTCGACGGACGAAGTGAATCAGGTCATGGATGATTTGAAGGCCTTTGGTGTGCCGGTCTTAATTCTGTCCGGCGGCGAGCCACTATTGAGGCCTGACATTTTTGAGATCAGTCGCCGGGCGGTGGACATGGGCTTTTATGTGGGGCTTTCCACCAATGGCACTCTGATCACCGAGGACAATATCAATCAGATTGCGGATATCCGTTACAACTACGTGGGCATTAGCCTTGATGGCATTGGCTCTGTGCATGATTCCTTTCGCGGAAAAAAAGGAGCCTTTGACGAAGCCCTGCGCGGGGTCAGGCTGTGTCGGGAAAAGGGTCTTAAGGTGGGCTTGCGCTTCACCTTGACCGAGCAAAACAAAAAGGACCTGGATGGCCTCCTTCATTTGATGATGATCGAAGACGTGGACAAGTTTTATATGTCTCACCTGAATTACTCAGGTCGCGGTCGAGTCAATCGCGAGAAGGACGCTCATCACCAAGCCACCCGTGAGGCCATGGACCGCCTGTTTGATGAGGCCTGGCGGAGTGTGGAGTTGGGAACTAAAAAAGAGTTTGTCACTGGCAACAACGATGCCGATGGAGTTTATTTTCTCCATTGGGTGGAGAAGCGCTTTCCGGAACGAGCGGAGCACATCCGCCAAAAGCTGGTCCAGTGGGGTGGCAACTCCACGGGCATTGGCATCGCCAATATCGACAACTTGGGCAATGTTCATCCGGACTCTTTCTGGTGGGACTACAACTTGGGAAATCTCAGAGAGAGGAAGTTCTCCGACATTTGGCAAGATCTTTCAGATCCATTGATGGCAGGACTTAAGGGAGAGCAGAAGAGACCCTTAAAGGGGCGCTGTGGAGAATGTCAGGAATTTGCCATCTGCAATGGCAACGCCCGAGTGAGGGCCTACCAGACGGCGGGGGATTTTTGGGCGGAAGACCCTGGCTGCTATTTGTATGATAATGAAATCGGACTTGGAGAGGGGAAGGTGCTTCCCGCAAGAGAACTGGCGATAAATACAGAGTTGAGTTAA